TAGTTGAGTCGGTTCGCAATGGAGAATAACACCTTGTGTTTCAGCAGTGTGAGCTTCGAGAAGAGAATTAATTAAGGCGAGCTGGCGATCGCTTCAAGCGTTCGTATAGGTACACTGACAGAATACTAATCGAGCAAGCACAGGCGAGTTGGATAATAAGTTCTCTTGAGTAAAGATTGCGGATTTTTGCATACTCAAGGGTAGCCAGACCAGTTATGGGATAAAAAATCGCATAATAGGCGATCGCTACCGCTTGATAGATAACATGTAACCGCCAATGCACTGGAACCAGCACTGCAAAAATGAGAAATAACAGGGATGGTGGTGTTTCAGGAAGACTGACGAAAGTGAAAATAATATGTGTAAGACTGCTCAAGGAACAGGCAAAAAGCAGAAATAGCGCTTCGGGATACCGTCGTCCCCAGGTTGTTTTTTGCCCGATCGCACAAGCCAATAAAATGACAACAGCGCTGAGGTAGTAAACAATGGATGCAACTCTCCATCGCTCCGAGATCGATGCATCTCCATAGGTACTGAAGGCAACTGCTCTCAATCTCTCAAACTCAAACAAAACAGAGTAAAGACCTTCAGCCGATACGAGCGACTGCCAAAACAACGCTAACCATAGTCCAAGGCGCAATCGCTTTTGTAAAAATTGATGCCGCCAAGTCAAGTAGTCCGCTGAGTCTGGGCGTGATTTAAGGCGGGTCAACCAGTATTGAGCGTGTCGGCTGAGCCAGTGCCAAATTAATTGAATAAATTGCAACCATTGACCTGACTTGAGCGATCGCCCCATAAATAAATTTTAGAGATATTCAACTCCATGATGCTATATCACAATCTTCAGATTTGGAATTGACCGATCGGTTAGATCGGGCATCGATGCAAAGGCTGTCGTCCAAAGACCCTGACCGATTGGATGAATTTAAGATTAACCGATTGGTTTTACCAATTTGACTGGACGACCGATTTGCAAGCAGTTACTCCATTCGTAGGATAAACACCAACACAAATAGCCCTAGAACGAATAGTCCAAAATACGAAACAGGATGTGACTGCAATGGAACTTAGATCTTGCACCAGTACAGATACTCTAGTTGCGAAAGAGTAGGTTTCAATGAGAGAAAAGGGCGTGAAACCAATTGAATGCAAGAACGATGGAAACCCTTCTTGCCCACGCCCAAGGGCTAGTCTACACCCTACTTGATTTGATGCCGAGCCACTATCAACGAGATAGCCTACAAGCCTTGCTGGGATTATTTTTACAAGCTCAAGGACATCCTCTGCCCCAACAATGCAAAACTAAATCAGCCAGTGCCTTAAGTCGGTTTCTCAACGTCTACCCCTGGTCAACTCGTCGGCTGATTCGTAGTACCCGCTCCTTTGTCCTGCAGCAAATTCTGTCACAGCCACGAATTGGACGTAGACCCATCTTACAAGTCATCATCGACTTAACCACCCTAGAAAAACGCGGCAAGTTCAAGCTGTTGGATGGATTAGTGCGAGTCTTCCATAGCAAACGTGGGCTACACCTAGTCGTGATGTATCTAGTAGTGGGTCAATGGCGCGTGCCGTGGAATTTTCGAGTTTACCGAGGGAAAAATCATTCCTCACCAGCACAGTTGGGGCTACGACTTGTACAAAGCTTACCTTCATTGCTGAGTCAACACTTTCAGCTCATGATTTTAGTAGATACAGCCTTTGGTAGTGCCGAATTTTTACATGGTATACGTAAATTAAAATATCACGCCATTGCCGGAGTACGCTGTGACCGCAAGCTACAAGATGGGCGCAATGTTAAGCAACTATGCAGGCGGGGACAACAAGTGCGACTGGTAAAATTAAAGTTTCCAGTTTCACTGTCTTGGTACTATCTCAAGCGTGACGACGGTAGGCTGGAAAAGCGCTTTGTCCTCTCTACCAAACCACTTAAAGCTAGTACTATCAATTACTGGGGCAAAAAGCGTTGGCAGATTGAGGGATGGTTCAAAACTGCTAAACATCGGTTTGGATTAGACCAATTTGGTCAGGGCACATTGCTAGGTGTCTACCGTTGGCTGGTATTGTCACTTTTAGCTTATTTGTTAGCACATTGGGCTTATTTGTCTACTGCATCTACCGACTCACCTGATTGGGGTAAGGCGGCTCAACTGGCACTTGAAGCATTACTGCCTCAACTAGTGGTGTTGCTCCTGCTGCTGGAGAGCAAACGCCTCACACCCCTAGCACGCTCCCTTGGTTTTGACATTCAAATCACTTGCTGCAAGATC
This window of the Chroococcidiopsis thermalis PCC 7203 genome carries:
- a CDS encoding IS701 family transposase — encoded protein: METLLAHAQGLVYTLLDLMPSHYQRDSLQALLGLFLQAQGHPLPQQCKTKSASALSRFLNVYPWSTRRLIRSTRSFVLQQILSQPRIGRRPILQVIIDLTTLEKRGKFKLLDGLVRVFHSKRGLHLVVMYLVVGQWRVPWNFRVYRGKNHSSPAQLGLRLVQSLPSLLSQHFQLMILVDTAFGSAEFLHGIRKLKYHAIAGVRCDRKLQDGRNVKQLCRRGQQVRLVKLKFPVSLSWYYLKRDDGRLEKRFVLSTKPLKASTINYWGKKRWQIEGWFKTAKHRFGLDQFGQGTLLGVYRWLVLSLLAYLLAHWAYLSTASTDSPDWGKAAQLALEALLPQLVVLLLLLESKRLTPLARSLGFDIQITCCKI